GGGACACCGCGCGCTCGTTGCGTACGAACGCACAGACGGACAGTACACGCTCCACTACAGCCATTGGGGCGCAGCGAACCTCAAGCTCACGCACCGAATTTCGGCTGAATCGCCGTTCGGTGGCGACGACACCGACTCCAAGTGGGCGAAACAGCTCCTCGCAGAGCTTGCCGATGGCCTCGAGGCAGAAGCCGTCGACGGCGACCTCGCCGGCGAGGATCGACCGTCGACGGTTGTCGAACCGAAGCCCCGCGCCACCGGGCTCACCCTCGACGAGATCGTCGCTGACCATCTCGACTACCTCCACCATGAGGCGTTCTTCGTGGTGTCGACGACGTTCGAGGTGACCGCCTATCGGACGCTGTGGTTCGGGCTCCAGTACGACTCGGAGACGGTCGAACAGGGAGAGTCGGTCGGGAACGGGGCGCTCGCGACGGTGCGCTGGTAC
The genomic region above belongs to Haloplanus sp. HW8-1 and contains:
- a CDS encoding DUF6735 family protein, which codes for MGHRALVAYERTDGQYTLHYSHWGAANLKLTHRISAESPFGGDDTDSKWAKQLLAELADGLEAEAVDGDLAGEDRPSTVVEPKPRATGLTLDEIVADHLDYLHHEAFFVVSTTFEVTAYRTLWFGLQYDSETVEQGESVGNGALATVRWYDGEPVGDGHLHGQFAALKDVVGDMLDKGVFTPSTARQYLKRKLAERVGDRQELLIPTGESPFEKASLNHS